The Lachnospiraceae bacterium oral taxon 500 genome window below encodes:
- a CDS encoding LacI family transcriptional regulator, giving the protein MNIQDIAKQAGTSIATVSRAMNNSGYVKSETKQKILKIVAENNFVPSAIARSLSRSQTGNIGVIVPDIENPFFSKIIVALAEEIQGSGYHLLFLTSDEQREKEHRLINLIEQQRVSGLVMAPVAEDDEISRQLLIQLEKKNIPVVLVDRDLLGGNLDGVFMDNLLGAYAGVEALIQAGHQKIGIITGPISSKPGKERLDGYTKAVRDHRLEYRPDYVVKGDFKIQSGYEGAKQLLSLPVPPTAIFTSNNLMTLGCLNYLNEAGLQIGQQISLVGFDEIEVLKLIGYPLSIIDRDVNLQGKLVMDILLEKMAALREEKALTEREVKRLTIPYQLILRGSEKIGLKN; this is encoded by the coding sequence ATGAATATACAGGATATTGCCAAACAAGCAGGAACTTCGATTGCCACGGTGTCCAGAGCAATGAATAATTCCGGTTATGTCAAATCGGAAACAAAACAAAAAATATTAAAAATCGTGGCCGAAAATAATTTTGTGCCCAGTGCCATTGCCAGAAGCCTGAGCCGCAGTCAAACGGGAAATATCGGCGTGATTGTGCCGGATATTGAAAATCCGTTTTTTTCCAAGATTATTGTGGCTTTGGCTGAAGAAATTCAGGGCAGCGGTTATCATTTGCTGTTCTTGACCAGTGATGAACAGCGGGAGAAAGAGCATCGCCTGATTAACCTGATTGAACAGCAGCGGGTCAGCGGTTTGGTTATGGCGCCGGTAGCGGAGGATGATGAAATCAGCCGTCAGCTTTTGATTCAGCTGGAGAAAAAGAATATTCCGGTGGTGCTGGTTGACCGTGATTTACTGGGCGGCAATTTAGATGGCGTTTTTATGGATAATCTGCTCGGTGCTTATGCCGGAGTGGAGGCCTTGATTCAGGCCGGACATCAAAAAATCGGTATTATTACCGGCCCGATCAGTTCTAAGCCGGGCAAGGAACGGCTGGACGGCTACACTAAGGCCGTGCGGGATCATAGACTGGAGTATCGGCCGGATTATGTGGTCAAAGGCGATTTTAAGATCCAAAGCGGTTATGAGGGGGCAAAGCAGCTGTTAAGCCTGCCCGTGCCGCCGACAGCTATTTTTACCTCAAATAATTTAATGACCTTGGGGTGCCTGAATTATTTAAACGAAGCCGGACTGCAGATCGGACAGCAGATTTCGCTGGTGGGCTTTGATGAGATTGAGGTCTTAAAACTGATTGGCTATCCGTTGTCGATTATTGACCGGGACGTTAATTTGCAGGGAAAGCTGGTCATGGATATTTTACTGGAGAAAATGGCGGCGCTGCGGGAAGAAAAAGCTCTGACCGAGCGTGAGGTAAAAAGGCTGACCATTCCCTATCAGCTGATTTTACGGGGGTCGGAAAAAATAGGCTTAAAAAATTAA